A window of the Linepithema humile isolate Giens D197 chromosome 4, Lhum_UNIL_v1.0, whole genome shotgun sequence genome harbors these coding sequences:
- the LOC105669180 gene encoding glutathione S-transferase-like → MAEDQPRYKLIYFNARGRAEHIRYIFAYAGISYIDERISNDHWPELKKSMPYGMLPVLKIDGKPVAQSNAVARYLAREHNLAGKDEWDSMLCDILVDTLGDLKQFIFQYRAEEDLFKKEEKKTKLLKEIIPFYLNKFEQTIAENGGYAVGSTTTWADFVFTVALENFENIFGATALENYPALRGLKKRVHEIPTITDWLATRPHSEF, encoded by the exons atgGCTGAGGATCAGCCgagatacaaattaatatactttaatgCACGAGGTCGTGCCGAGCATATTCGCTACATATTCGCCTATGCGGGCATCAGTTATATCGACGAGAGAATTTCCAACGATCATTGGCCTGAacttaaaaaat cAATGCCTTACGGAATGCTGCCAGTTCTGAAGATAGACGGTAAGCCGGTAGCGCAAAGTAACGCCGTGGCACGTTACCTGGCTCGCGAGCACAATCTCGCAGGCAAGGACGAATGGGATTCGATGCTGTGCGATATATTGGTCGATACTCTGGGAGATCTGAAACAAT TCATCTTCCAATATCGTGCAGAGGAGGATCTCTTTAAGAAGGAGGAGAAAAAGACAAAACTTCTAAAGGAAATAATTCCGTTCTATCTAAATAAGTTCGAGCAAACCATCGCCGAGAATGGTGGTTATGCGGTTGGTTCCACG ACTACGTGGGCGGATTTTGTGTTTACGGTGGCGTTGGAGAACTTTGAGAACATTTTCGGTGCAACCGCTTTAGAGAATTATCCGGCTTTACGTGGCTTGAAGAAACGAGTGCACGAAATTCCTACAATCACCGATTGGCTGGCCACACGACCTCATTCAGAATTctga